One Gammaproteobacteria bacterium genomic window, TCGCTTCACGGGCGGTCAGGCTCTCCAGTACCGATTGAGTAGTTTCGCGCAAGCCTTCAAAAGTAGCGGAGTGCGAGGGCGATACCATGTTCTGGTCTTCGATAAAGTCGCCTAAGCGCGAATCTTCATCATCACCAATCGGTGTCTCCATGGAGATCGGCTCTTTGGCAATTTTCAACACCTTGCGAACCTTGTCTTCCGGCATCTCCATGCGTTCTGACAGCTCTTCTGGCGTTGCTTCACGACCCATCTCTTGCAACATTTGACGCATCACACGGTTGAGCTTATTGATCGTCTCAATCATATGCACAGGAATACGAATCGTGCGCGCCTGGTCAGCAATTGAGCGGGTGATTGCCTGACGAATCCACCAGGTTGCATAGGTTGAGAACTTATAACCACGACGGTACTCAAACTTATCAACCGCCTTCATCAGGCCAATGTTGCCCTCCTGAATAAGGTCAAGAAACTGCAAACCGCGGTTAGTGTATTTTTTAGCAATCGAGATAACCAATCGCAAGTTGGCCTCGACCATCTCTTTCTTGGCGCGACGTGCCTTCGCCTCGCCAATCGACATTTTACGGTTGATCTCTTTAATTTCAGCAATGCTCAAGCCACTGGCCAACTCAATCGCTTGCAGCTTTTTCTGTGCGCGGATGATGTCACTCTTATGTTCAATCAAAACATCGGAGTAAGCATAACCACTTAGCTGCGCTTCTAGCCACTCGGCACTGGTCTCATTTTCAGGAAATGATGTAATGAACTCTTTGCGTGGCATATGTGCTTGATTGACACAGATTTTCATAATCAAGCGTTCGTGGCCTCGAATGACCTCGACCACATCACGCATGTTTTTAATGATGACATCGAGCACTTTTACAACAATTTTCAACTCACAAAAACGCTCGCCCATCTCCTTGCGGACCGACTCGTACTCTGCATGGCCGCGGCTCTTACCTTGATCGATCGAGAGCACCATAAAGCGCTCATACAGCACACGAATGGAGGCCATGTGCGCGGCAACCTCTTCAGGATCAGGTCCGGTATCGATCTCCTCTTCATCATCATCATCGTCTGAAGAAGCGGCAGGCACTGGCGAAGCAATAACATCCTCTTCAATAGCATTGGGGTCAATGATGGCATTGATGAGGTCAGTCAGACGAATTTCTTCATTTTCAACCCGCTGATACGCAGCCATCAGTAGTGCAACCGCACCGGGGAAAGTGGCCAGTGCTCGGGTAACTTGAGCAACACCCTCTTCGATACGCTTGGCGATGACAATTTCACCTTCACGGGTCAACAGCTCGACGGCACCCATTTCGCGCATATACATGCGCACCGGATCGGTGGTGCGACCCAGCTCTGGGTCAACCGTGGCCGCGAGTGCGGCCGCTGCCTCTTCGGTAGCATCTTCGTCGTCCGGGTTGTCACCGGTAATAATGATTGAATCGGCATCGGGGGCAACTTCATGCACCTCGATACCCATATCATTAATCATATTGATAATGTCTTCGACCTGTTCAGGGTCAATATCATCAGGCAGGTGATCATTTACTTCACGATAGGTGAGGTAACCCTGCTCTTTGCCTTTGGCAATGAGCAATCGAATCTGTGATTGCTGGTCCGCTTCGTTCATATTGACGATTTCCCGAGCCTCAAAACTGTAAAAAATTAGCCCGCGATTCTAACACAGAATGCAAGCCACATGAATCTTAATGCCCCTTAATCCCTAGGATAAAACGTGTAATAAACAACATTACCGCCCGATCACTCCCTGTGATCGATCGTGGATAACGTATAAAATACCCAGGCTATCTGCTTTTAGTCGCCAGACACATCACTTGGTTCACTCACAAGTGGCACTCAAATTTATCTGTTTTGTAATCCTGCGAGCAAACCAAGAAACTCTTTTTTCTCCTGGTCACTCATCTGCTGTTTATTGCGGAGTTCATCCACACGCTGCTCACTCAGCATGGCATCGAGGCGCATTAACACGCCGTCAAACTCCTCTTCAATACCTTCCTGAGGAATCACCACCGGCGTATTCATCAAACGAACCAAGTGCCGCCAGTTGTCGTGATCACGCCAGTGCTCCACCAACGCGCCGGGTGACATCCGCGGATTTTTACTCAAAACCAGCAACACTTCACATAAAAGCGGCATGCCTGGCAACGGCAATGATCGGAATCGCTCACTATCACCCGCTTTTTTGGCCAATGAAGGGACATTAAGCAACAACAGCAGCGCCCGCCGTACCAGTGACAAGCTCTGCCAACCTTTTACCGTGCTCTCAGCTACCGGGGGTGGCTTTTTCATCTTGCCCAGTAGTGAATCAAGGCGAATGGAGTCTATTTGCGCCACTCTGGCCAATTCGTCTTGCATCATCTGCCGCAACACGCCAGAGCGTAACTGCTCAAGCAGCGGCCGGGCAAGATCTACCAATCGTGCCCGGCCACTCACGCTGCTTATATCGACCTGCCTGGAGAGGACTTCATAGAAAAACCCGGAAAACTCCTGGGCCTTCTCAACTCGCTGCTCAAATGCAGTCGACCCTTCACGGCGCACCAGAGAGTCAGGGTCATCACCATCGGGTACAAACATGAAGCGCAGTTGCCACCCTTCACGCATCACCCCAAGTGCATTATTGAGTGCGCGCTCAGCCGCCTCTCTACCTGCACGGTCACCGTCGAAGCAAAAAACAACTTCATCGACGATACGGAACATTCGTTCCAGGTGCTCCTGAGTGGTTGAGGTACCCAAGGTAGCCACGCAATTTCGAATACCAAACTGTGCCAGCGCGACCACGTCCATGTAGCCCTCAACGACAATCAGGCGCTCGAGCTTACGAACACTCTTTCGCGCCTGAAAAAGCCCATACAGCTCGTGGCCCTTATGGAACACCGAGGTTTCGGGTGAGTTCAAATATTTAGGTGTCTCATCACCCAGCACTCGCCCACCAAAACCAACCACGCGACCCCGCGCATCTCGAATAGGAAACATCACTCGATCACGAAAGCGATCGTAACTGCCACCGTGCTCTTTTTCGATTAATAGGCCGCTGTCAATCAGCTCACTTGACGGCATGTTGAGTGCCGAGAGCAGGTTATCCCAACCGGGGGGCGCGTAACCCAGCTCATATTCGCGGGCGATCTCGCCGCTCAAACCACGCTGTTTGAGGTAATCCACCGCTGAGTGTGACTGCGGGTGCTGTACAAGCTGACTGCGATAGAATTTAACCGCTCGCTCCAGCAACGCGTAAAGCCCTTTATTCGATGCCAAGCGACTCTCTTCACCTGGGGTTGGCTGCTCTCGGGGAACCTCTAAACCCGCTAGCCCCGCAAGATCTTCTACCGCATCAACAAAGCCCGCGTGCTCAAACTCCATCAAAAAGCTCAATGCATTGCCGTGTACGCCACATCCAAAACAGTGATAAAACTGCTTTTGCTGGCTTACCGTAAACGAAGGGGTTTTTTCATCATGGAATGGGCAGCAAGCGGTAAACTCTTTGCCCGCCTTACGCAAAGAGACCCGTGGATTGATAATATCAACGATATCAATCCGTGACAGTAGCTCATCAATAAACGGCTGAGGAATTTTCCCTGCCATGGTATCCGCTAGGTTTTTTCAAAGTACAACAGAATATTAACCCTGATATCAGGCGAGCAGGCGTTTTTTAACATGGGCACTTACCTGCCCCATATCTGCGCGACCCTGAAGTTTCGGCTTTAAGGCCGC contains:
- the rpoD gene encoding RNA polymerase sigma factor RpoD produces the protein MNEADQQSQIRLLIAKGKEQGYLTYREVNDHLPDDIDPEQVEDIINMINDMGIEVHEVAPDADSIIITGDNPDDEDATEEAAAALAATVDPELGRTTDPVRMYMREMGAVELLTREGEIVIAKRIEEGVAQVTRALATFPGAVALLMAAYQRVENEEIRLTDLINAIIDPNAIEEDVIASPVPAASSDDDDDEEEIDTGPDPEEVAAHMASIRVLYERFMVLSIDQGKSRGHAEYESVRKEMGERFCELKIVVKVLDVIIKNMRDVVEVIRGHERLIMKICVNQAHMPRKEFITSFPENETSAEWLEAQLSGYAYSDVLIEHKSDIIRAQKKLQAIELASGLSIAEIKEINRKMSIGEAKARRAKKEMVEANLRLVISIAKKYTNRGLQFLDLIQEGNIGLMKAVDKFEYRRGYKFSTYATWWIRQAITRSIADQARTIRIPVHMIETINKLNRVMRQMLQEMGREATPEELSERMEMPEDKVRKVLKIAKEPISMETPIGDDEDSRLGDFIEDQNMVSPSHSATFEGLRETTQSVLESLTAREAKVLRMRFGIDMNTDHTLEEVGKQFDVTRERIRQIEAKALRKLRHPSRSETLRSFMEGEKQP
- the dnaG gene encoding DNA primase — protein: MAGKIPQPFIDELLSRIDIVDIINPRVSLRKAGKEFTACCPFHDEKTPSFTVSQQKQFYHCFGCGVHGNALSFLMEFEHAGFVDAVEDLAGLAGLEVPREQPTPGEESRLASNKGLYALLERAVKFYRSQLVQHPQSHSAVDYLKQRGLSGEIAREYELGYAPPGWDNLLSALNMPSSELIDSGLLIEKEHGGSYDRFRDRVMFPIRDARGRVVGFGGRVLGDETPKYLNSPETSVFHKGHELYGLFQARKSVRKLERLIVVEGYMDVVALAQFGIRNCVATLGTSTTQEHLERMFRIVDEVVFCFDGDRAGREAAERALNNALGVMREGWQLRFMFVPDGDDPDSLVRREGSTAFEQRVEKAQEFSGFFYEVLSRQVDISSVSGRARLVDLARPLLEQLRSGVLRQMMQDELARVAQIDSIRLDSLLGKMKKPPPVAESTVKGWQSLSLVRRALLLLLNVPSLAKKAGDSERFRSLPLPGMPLLCEVLLVLSKNPRMSPGALVEHWRDHDNWRHLVRLMNTPVVIPQEGIEEEFDGVLMRLDAMLSEQRVDELRNKQQMSDQEKKEFLGLLAGLQNR